In the Malania oleifera isolate guangnan ecotype guangnan chromosome 1, ASM2987363v1, whole genome shotgun sequence genome, one interval contains:
- the LOC131167345 gene encoding uncharacterized protein LOC131167345 produces MYRLLDEMVEEIGESNVIQVVTDNASNYVAAGRLLEAKRPHLYWTPCAAHCIDLILEDIGKMPSIHATLKRAIFLNGYIYNRVGVVNLMRQFTGGKELLRPAVTRFATAFITLRSIHLQKNNLRKMFTSEDWNTTKWAKEAAGKRVATIVLMPTFWSTIVYALKLTGPLVRVLRLVDGEKKPAMGYIYEAMDRAKEAIAKAFGEREDKFKEAFEIIDTRWGCQLHQPLHAAAHYLNPEFFYSNPNILQDEEIMSGLYKCVGRLLPTIEMQDKVSNELEKYNAASGVFGISLAVRQRKTKAPAQWWMAYGSTTPNLQKFAVKILSLTCSATGCERNWSIIQHLHSKRRNRLSQQRLNDLVFVKYNRTLRCRYDKRDTIDPILLKDIDDSNEWLIGRMDGDSDEDDELVFEDDNLTWDSVARAAGLNNPPHHTRSRISTNMPSSSKGRGRASSSSATTARGRTTMLELVDEDEIQVDNAEETEEEKDVGENSSNDEEEDDDIFTDLVDDE; encoded by the exons atgtatagattacttgatgagatggtcgaagaaattggagaatcaaatgtgattcaagtggtaactgacaatgcgtcaaactatgttgcagcag ggagattgttggaagcaaagaggccacatttatattggacaccgtgtgctgctcattgcattgatttaattttggaggatattgggaagatgccttcaattcatgcaactttgaaaagggcaatttttttgaatggctatatctataatcgtgttggcgttgtcaacttgatgagacaattcactggaggaaaggagttgctaagacctgcagttacaagatttgcaactgccttcatcactcttcgttcaatccatcttcaaaagaataacttgaggaagatgtttacttctgaagattggaatactactaaatgggcaaaggaggcgGCTGGCAAAAGAGTAGCtactattgttttgatgcctactttttggagtaccatcgtttatgctcttaagttaacaggtccacttgttcgtgtactccgtttggttgatggggaaaagaagcctgcaatgggatatatttatgaagcaatggatagggctaaggaagccatagctaaggcttttggtgagagagaggataaattcaaggaggcatttgaaattattgatacgaggtggggatgccaactccatcaaccgttgcatgcagctgcacactacttgaatccagaatttttctattcaaaccccaacattttgcaagatgaagaaattatgtCGGGTTTGTACAAATGTGTTGGAAGGTTACTGCCAACtattgaaatgcaagataaagtttcaaatgagttggaaaaatacaatgccgctagtggcgtctttggaattagtttggcagtgagacaaaggaagacaaaagcaccgg cgcaatggtggatggcatatggatcaacaactccaaacttgcaaaagtttgctgtgaaaattcttagcctcacgtgtagtgctactggctgcgaaagaaattggagcataatccaacat cttcatagcaaaaggagaaataggctatcccaacaacgcttgaatgatttggtatttgtgaaatataatcgaactctGAGGTGTCGATACGACAaacgtgacaccattgatcccatcctcctgaaggacattgatgatagtaatgagtggttgattggtaggatggatggtgattctgatgaggatgatgaacttgtgtttgaagatgataatttgacttgggattctgttgctagagccgctggactaaataaccccccgcatcacactagatcaagaataagtacaaatatgccatcatcgtctaaaggaagaggaagagcttcatctagtagtgcaaccactgctaggggtcggaccacaatgttggaacttgtagatgaggatgaaatccaagtggataatgcagaggagacggaagaggaaaaagatgttggagaaaacagttctaatgatgaagaggaagatgatgatatcttcaccgacctagttgatgatgagtga